The window ATTGAATTCTTTCTTAAGCCATTTATCATTTTCTATTTTCTCTGCAGTGATATACAAAATATCCTTTCCTGTTTTTAGATATGATTTAAGCATAATTACCACACTTTCACATTCATAAGGAAAAACCCAAACACTATTCTGAAGCTTAATAAAGCCTAAGTTTATCAATTCTTTTCTTAAAATATTTCTTGAATTCTTTCTTTCTTCTTTGATATCAAAAGTAATGATTCTCCATTTCTGATCCCATTTCTTAGGTTTTTTTATAACAATATCACCGAGCTGATATTTAAGCCACCTTTCTTTTCCTTTTTCAGTTAAATTAACAAAAGTTTTA is drawn from Patescibacteria group bacterium and contains these coding sequences:
- the cas2 gene encoding CRISPR-associated endonuclease Cas2, encoding MDRKKQIKVAKIILKTVALAGVISIAVLAPNALQALDIFYNKNKRKYNKNQYLNQSIERLRSGGYIEFKKQNGKTFVNLTEKGKERWLKYQLGDIVIKKPKKWDQKWRIITFDIKEERKNSRNILRKELINLGFIKLQNSVWVFPYECESVVIMLKSYLKTGKDILYITAEKIENDKWLKKEFNLF